The following are encoded in a window of Flavobacterium psychrotrophum genomic DNA:
- a CDS encoding DUF983 domain-containing protein, translated as MLKKGSRLYSILTGTCPRCHQESMYKDQNPLNLANIYKMHDNCSHCGLHYKIEPSFFYGAMYVSYGLGVGFGIAAFIVSFVLLETTIKTAFIAIVVALVVLMPFQMRWARNIWINFFVSYRKDWRELKK; from the coding sequence ATGTTAAAAAAAGGATCCAGATTATATAGCATTTTAACAGGAACCTGTCCGCGATGCCATCAGGAAAGTATGTATAAAGACCAAAACCCTCTGAATTTGGCGAATATATACAAAATGCACGACAACTGTAGTCATTGTGGCCTGCATTATAAAATAGAACCATCATTTTTTTATGGTGCTATGTATGTAAGCTATGGCTTAGGTGTCGGTTTCGGTATTGCCGCATTTATTGTATCTTTTGTATTATTAGAAACAACTATTAAAACCGCTTTTATTGCTATAGTTGTTGCGTTGGTTGTATTGATGCCTTTCCAGATGCGATGGGCCCGTAATATATGGATTAACTTTTTTGTAAGCTACAGGAAAGACTGGAGAGAGCTTAAGAAATAA
- a CDS encoding diacylglycerol/lipid kinase family protein, with amino-acid sequence MGSPNKFLLIINPIAGGIDKTELVTAVRDFASAERIELIEYETTGDDDQVAIKGLYEEHEPARILVAGGDGTIKIVAEAVEHHDVIIGILPAGSANGLSVDLELPDDLQENLKVAFKGHAMEMDMVCINGKKSLHLSDLGANAELVKNYEGSNIRGKLGYALQAINTLKGLGEPFIVTVEANGKSTETEARMVVIANTQRYGTGVTINPVGKMNDGKFEIVILKNLDIILIGKILAGNMPLDDKEHVEIISAKQATVTTNVPVSFQIDGEFCGEESKLDIKILHKQLRVAIP; translated from the coding sequence ATGGGTAGCCCAAATAAATTTTTGCTTATAATTAACCCTATTGCAGGTGGTATTGATAAAACTGAACTGGTAACAGCCGTAAGGGATTTTGCTTCGGCAGAACGTATTGAACTTATAGAATATGAAACTACAGGCGACGACGACCAAGTAGCGATAAAAGGTCTGTATGAAGAGCATGAACCTGCACGGATACTTGTAGCAGGGGGCGATGGTACAATTAAAATTGTGGCCGAAGCTGTAGAGCATCATGATGTTATAATAGGCATACTACCCGCAGGAAGTGCTAACGGATTATCTGTTGACCTTGAATTACCCGACGATTTACAGGAAAATCTTAAAGTAGCCTTTAAAGGACATGCCATGGAAATGGATATGGTTTGCATTAATGGCAAAAAAAGCCTGCACCTGAGCGACCTGGGAGCCAACGCAGAGCTGGTTAAAAACTATGAGGGCTCTAATATAAGGGGTAAGCTGGGTTATGCCCTACAGGCAATTAATACATTAAAGGGGCTGGGCGAACCTTTTATTGTGACTGTAGAAGCCAACGGGAAAAGTACAGAGACAGAAGCCCGTATGGTAGTAATTGCCAACACGCAGCGCTATGGCACGGGTGTAACCATTAACCCTGTGGGCAAAATGAATGATGGCAAGTTTGAAATCGTGATACTTAAAAATCTTGATATTATACTTATAGGTAAAATACTGGCCGGTAATATGCCGCTGGATGACAAGGAACACGTAGAGATAATTTCGGCTAAACAAGCTACAGTAACTACTAATGTACCGGTAAGTTTCCAGATCGATGGGGAATTTTGCGGAGAGGAAAGCAAACTGGATATAAAGATACTGCACAAACAACTGCGTGTAGCAATACCCTAA
- a CDS encoding NAD(P)/FAD-dependent oxidoreductase, with the protein MKDFIIVGGNLAGIAFAETAIQNGKSVFVISDQSQNSSLAAAGIYNPVVLKRMKPTQDAYEQLMYMKPFYTALEKKLNIKFDYPIPLYRKFASVEEQNMWFEAIDNPKLTPFLHPEIQHKKFYGIDSPFGYGKVLHTGYLDTYALIAGYRNFLISQGDFLQETFDHSSLIVEDDCVIYKGYKAKHIIYAEGFGMLKNPYFENLPLNGTKGELLLIKAPELNLSVCIKSSLFVLPVGNDLYKVGATYEWEDKTSTPTEAAKLELVEKLNEIIGCPYEIIEQYAGVRPTTKDRKPLIGTHPEHKNIHLLNGLGTRGVMLAPYMAKELYESIQNGEPMKREINLNRFIS; encoded by the coding sequence ATGAAAGACTTTATAATTGTAGGCGGAAACCTGGCAGGTATTGCCTTTGCTGAAACGGCTATCCAAAATGGTAAATCGGTATTTGTAATTTCAGATCAATCGCAAAATTCCAGCCTCGCTGCTGCAGGTATTTACAATCCGGTAGTGTTAAAGCGTATGAAGCCTACACAAGATGCCTATGAGCAGCTTATGTATATGAAACCTTTTTATACGGCATTAGAGAAAAAATTAAATATAAAGTTTGATTATCCTATTCCATTATATCGCAAATTTGCTTCTGTCGAAGAACAAAATATGTGGTTTGAGGCTATAGATAATCCTAAGCTTACTCCATTTCTTCATCCTGAAATACAACACAAAAAGTTTTATGGTATTGATTCTCCATTTGGCTATGGCAAAGTTTTGCATACAGGTTATCTTGATACATATGCTTTGATAGCGGGCTATAGAAATTTTCTTATATCCCAGGGAGATTTTCTGCAAGAAACATTCGATCATAGCTCCCTTATTGTGGAAGATGATTGCGTAATATATAAAGGCTACAAAGCTAAACATATCATCTATGCAGAGGGATTTGGGATGCTTAAAAACCCTTACTTCGAAAACTTGCCACTAAATGGAACTAAAGGAGAATTACTTTTGATCAAAGCCCCTGAATTAAATTTGAGTGTTTGTATAAAATCGAGCCTGTTTGTTCTGCCGGTTGGCAATGATCTTTATAAAGTGGGTGCAACATATGAATGGGAAGACAAAACATCAACCCCCACGGAAGCTGCCAAATTAGAATTGGTTGAAAAGCTTAATGAAATTATTGGTTGTCCTTATGAGATTATAGAGCAATATGCGGGTGTAAGGCCAACTACTAAAGACAGGAAACCCTTAATAGGCACCCACCCTGAGCACAAAAACATCCATCTTTTAAATGGATTAGGAACACGTGGTGTTATGTTAGCACCTTATATGGCAAAAGAGTTGTATGAATCAATACAAAATGGGGAGCCAATGAAAAGGGAAATCAATCTTAACCGTTTTATTTCTTAA
- a CDS encoding ABC-F family ATP-binding cassette domain-containing protein, whose amino-acid sequence MLNIHNLSVSFGGTYLFEEVTFRLGAGDRVGLVGKNGAGKSTMLKILSGDIAPDSGVIATEKEVRMGFLRQDIDFIPGRTVLDEAYQAFVEIKKAEEKIDEINHQLVTRTDYESDGYSKLIEDLSDYTHRYEILGGYNYQGDTERILLGLGFKRDDFDKLTDTFSGGWRMRIELAKLLLQSNDVLLLDEPTNHLDIESIIWLESFLRTYPGVVVIVSHDKMFLDNVTNRTIEISLGKAYDFAKPYSEYLILREEIREKQLATQKNQQKSIEHTEKLIEKFRAKASKASMAQSMIKKLEKVERIEVDEDDNSVMNISFPVSQTPGRVVVEAEHVTKKYGDKLILEDLNLLVERGSKIAFVGQNGQGKSTFIKAIVEEIPYTGTIKLGHNVQLGYFAQNQAEHLDGEITLLRTMEDAATDTNRSKVRDMLGSFLFRGDDVEKKVKVLSGGERNRLALCKLLLQPINVLVMDEPTNHLDIKSKNVLKAALQKYEGTLLLVSHDRDFLQGMSNIVYEFKDHKIREYLGDINYYLEQRNMQNMREVEKRDVKPQAVKEVKAPVSFDDQKKGKALQNKLSKIESQIQQLEGDIQKDDRALADHPEKLMGDASFFAAYEKKKKDLDGLMVEWESVQEEIENAK is encoded by the coding sequence ATGCTTAACATACATAATTTATCGGTTTCGTTTGGAGGTACATATCTTTTTGAAGAAGTAACCTTTCGACTTGGAGCCGGAGACAGGGTAGGCCTTGTGGGTAAGAATGGTGCCGGAAAATCTACCATGTTAAAAATACTTTCAGGAGATATTGCACCGGATTCGGGTGTTATCGCTACCGAGAAAGAAGTTCGTATGGGCTTCCTTCGTCAGGACATCGACTTTATACCCGGGCGTACTGTGCTTGATGAAGCTTATCAGGCTTTTGTCGAAATAAAAAAGGCAGAAGAAAAGATAGATGAGATCAACCACCAGCTGGTTACCCGAACTGATTATGAGAGCGATGGTTATTCTAAGCTTATAGAAGACCTGAGTGATTATACACACCGCTACGAAATTCTGGGCGGTTATAACTATCAGGGTGATACCGAAAGGATATTGCTGGGACTTGGTTTTAAACGTGATGATTTTGATAAGCTGACCGATACTTTTTCGGGAGGATGGCGTATGCGTATCGAACTTGCCAAGCTGCTGCTACAATCTAATGATGTGTTGCTGCTCGATGAGCCAACCAACCACTTGGATATCGAAAGTATTATCTGGCTGGAATCATTCCTTAGAACGTATCCGGGCGTTGTGGTAATTGTATCGCACGATAAAATGTTCCTTGATAACGTAACTAACCGTACCATAGAGATATCGCTGGGTAAAGCATACGATTTTGCCAAGCCTTATTCTGAATACCTTATTTTGCGTGAAGAAATTCGCGAAAAACAACTGGCTACCCAAAAGAACCAGCAAAAAAGTATTGAGCATACTGAGAAGCTTATTGAGAAGTTTCGTGCCAAAGCCAGTAAGGCATCTATGGCGCAGTCAATGATTAAGAAGCTGGAAAAGGTAGAGCGTATAGAAGTTGATGAAGATGACAACTCTGTAATGAATATCTCTTTTCCTGTGTCGCAAACACCAGGTCGTGTAGTGGTGGAAGCCGAACACGTAACAAAAAAGTATGGCGATAAACTGATACTTGAAGACCTTAACCTGCTTGTAGAACGTGGCAGCAAAATTGCTTTTGTGGGGCAAAACGGCCAGGGAAAGTCTACGTTTATTAAAGCTATAGTGGAGGAAATTCCTTACACCGGTACTATAAAGTTAGGCCATAATGTACAGCTGGGCTATTTTGCCCAAAACCAGGCAGAACACTTAGATGGTGAAATAACGTTGTTACGCACCATGGAAGATGCAGCTACCGATACTAACCGTAGTAAGGTGCGCGATATGCTGGGTTCATTCCTTTTCCGTGGCGATGATGTAGAGAAGAAGGTAAAGGTATTGAGTGGTGGGGAGCGTAACCGTCTTGCATTATGTAAACTGTTACTCCAGCCCATCAATGTGCTGGTAATGGATGAGCCTACCAACCACCTTGACATTAAATCGAAGAACGTACTTAAGGCAGCACTTCAAAAATATGAGGGGACGCTGTTGCTTGTTAGCCACGACAGGGATTTCCTGCAGGGTATGAGTAATATTGTATATGAGTTTAAAGACCATAAAATACGCGAGTACCTGGGCGATATAAATTACTACCTGGAGCAACGTAATATGCAGAACATGCGCGAGGTTGAAAAGCGTGATGTAAAGCCACAGGCTGTTAAAGAGGTAAAAGCCCCTGTAAGCTTTGACGATCAAAAGAAAGGCAAGGCATTACAAAATAAGCTAAGTAAAATTGAAAGCCAGATACAGCAGCTTGAGGGCGATATCCAGAAGGATGACCGCGCACTGGCAGACCATCCGGAAAAACTGATGGGCGATGCTTCTTTTTTTGCGGCGTATGAAAAGAAGAAAAAGGACCTAGACGGACTAATGGTCGAATGGGAAAGCGTTCAGGAAGAAATAGAGAATGCTAAATAA
- a CDS encoding App1 family protein has product MKPILKLYRGYANDQEFVVFGHVFKPNTANSYEFEKKRFKNARSVLRMFTVKTIPNYEVWLEHDGKKIRSKTLADGYFKFCIPLTEEIAHGWADYYVSIYHEGEEIREKGTYIRPYEGNLGFISDIDDTFLVSHTRKFFKKIYILLFRNINSRKIFNDVVPHYQALSTAGRNKKNEMNAFFYVSSSEWNLYNFIVKFTEKHELPRAVLLLKDIKTSLMDFFVTGRGNHNHKFDKIKHILEFYPHLQYTLLGDDSQHDPYLYEDVCKIFPLTVKAVYIRQTGHSKKEKPLAAIKNMEDMGIAVCYFKDSSEAIEHSKRIGLIL; this is encoded by the coding sequence ATGAAGCCAATTTTAAAACTGTACCGCGGATATGCCAACGACCAGGAATTTGTGGTCTTTGGCCACGTGTTTAAACCTAACACGGCAAATAGCTATGAGTTTGAAAAAAAACGCTTTAAAAATGCACGTTCCGTATTGCGGATGTTTACGGTTAAAACCATTCCTAACTATGAAGTATGGCTGGAACACGATGGTAAAAAAATACGCTCTAAAACATTAGCCGATGGCTACTTTAAATTCTGCATCCCGCTTACTGAAGAGATTGCCCACGGCTGGGCAGATTATTATGTAAGCATTTACCACGAAGGGGAAGAGATACGCGAAAAGGGCACCTATATAAGACCGTATGAGGGTAACCTGGGTTTTATATCTGATATTGACGACACCTTCCTGGTTTCGCATACGCGGAAGTTCTTTAAGAAAATCTATATACTGTTATTTAGGAACATTAACAGCCGTAAGATATTTAACGATGTGGTACCCCACTACCAGGCACTAAGTACGGCAGGCCGAAATAAGAAAAATGAGATGAATGCTTTTTTTTATGTATCGAGTAGCGAATGGAATCTTTATAACTTTATTGTAAAGTTTACCGAAAAGCACGAACTGCCCCGCGCCGTACTATTGCTAAAAGATATTAAGACCAGCCTGATGGACTTTTTTGTAACCGGGCGTGGTAACCACAACCACAAATTCGATAAGATAAAACACATACTGGAATTTTACCCGCACCTTCAATATACCTTACTGGGAGATGACTCTCAGCATGACCCCTATTTGTATGAAGATGTTTGCAAAATTTTCCCTTTAACGGTAAAAGCAGTCTACATTCGGCAAACCGGGCACAGTAAAAAAGAAAAACCTTTGGCAGCTATAAAAAACATGGAAGATATGGGCATAGCCGTATGTTATTTTAAAGACAGCAGCGAAGCTATTGAACACAGTAAACGCATAGGACTGATACTGTAA